The proteins below are encoded in one region of Rhizobium sp. 9140:
- a CDS encoding 2-dehydro-3-deoxy-6-phosphogalactonate aldolase, translated as MTRVPFPTMKYPLIAILRGLKPEETEAAITALVEAEFTAIEIPLNSPDPFRSIEIAVKTAPTNCLIGAGTVLTKDQVERLEQTGGRLFVSPNVDVDVISHAASKGMVTMPGVFTPTEALAAAAAGATGLKFFPASVLGASGISAIRAVLPTDLEIAAVGGVSEANFEEYARIGIKSFGLGSSIYKVGMSASEIGARARITTKAYDAVYGTSGSGASA; from the coding sequence ATGACACGCGTTCCCTTCCCCACCATGAAATATCCCCTGATCGCCATTCTGCGCGGGCTGAAGCCCGAGGAGACGGAAGCCGCGATCACGGCACTGGTCGAGGCCGAATTCACGGCCATCGAAATTCCGCTGAACTCGCCGGATCCGTTCCGCTCCATCGAGATCGCCGTGAAGACGGCACCGACCAACTGCCTGATCGGCGCCGGCACGGTGCTGACGAAGGATCAGGTCGAGCGGCTGGAGCAGACCGGCGGGCGGCTGTTCGTCAGCCCGAATGTCGATGTGGACGTCATTTCGCATGCCGCATCGAAGGGCATGGTGACAATGCCCGGCGTGTTCACGCCGACCGAAGCGCTGGCGGCGGCCGCCGCCGGGGCCACGGGGCTCAAGTTCTTTCCGGCCAGCGTGCTCGGCGCCTCCGGCATTTCGGCCATCCGCGCCGTTCTGCCGACCGATCTGGAGATCGCGGCCGTCGGCGGCGTGTCCGAGGCCAATTTCGAGGAATATGCCAGGATCGGCATCAAGAGCTTCGGTCTCGGGTCCAGCATCTACAAGGTCGGCATGAGCGCCAGCGAGATCGGTGCGCGGGCGCGCATCACCACCAAGGCCTATGACGCCGTTTATGGAACATCGGGTTCTGGAGCATCCGCATGA
- a CDS encoding DUF2093 domain-containing protein: MNRFEGSGNRIAKIRYLDGDFNVILPGSFVICAITGREIPVEELRYWSVARQEPYVDAQAAFDADKRAGILPGQTADAGSSVTP, translated from the coding sequence ATGAACCGGTTCGAAGGCAGCGGCAACAGGATTGCGAAAATCCGGTATCTCGACGGCGATTTCAACGTCATCCTGCCGGGATCCTTCGTCATCTGCGCCATCACCGGACGCGAGATCCCGGTGGAGGAGCTGCGCTACTGGAGCGTGGCACGGCAGGAGCCATATGTCGACGCGCAGGCCGCTTTCGATGCGGACAAGCGTGCCGGGATCCTGCCCGGGCAGACGGCAGATGCGGGGTCGTCGGTTACGCCGTAG
- the lpxK gene encoding tetraacyldisaccharide 4'-kinase → MASEAPPFWWEKPGWAACALSPVAWIYGRIAGRRMDRARRWAAPVPVICVGNFTVGGAGKTPTAIAIARAASRRGLKPGFLSRGYGGSLDVTTLVDPHHHRALEVGDEPLLLARAAPAVISRKRVEGAQRLVAEGVDLIIMDDGFQSARLVFDYALLVIDSRRGIGNGRLVPAGPVRAPLGHQLRHASAVLKIGRETAADPVIRTAARAGRPVFVADIVHEDDGSLRGQRVLAFAGIADPEKFYRTVRETGAEIVTTRNFPDHHHLEADEIASLLDDADASGLLLVTTAKDRVRLDAGHKANRMAELAREVRVIDVEIVFDDPAAPDKMIDAALSAARHRLLRRSGA, encoded by the coding sequence ATGGCATCGGAAGCGCCGCCCTTCTGGTGGGAAAAGCCCGGCTGGGCCGCATGCGCGCTCAGCCCCGTCGCCTGGATCTACGGGCGGATCGCCGGCCGCCGCATGGATCGCGCCCGCCGCTGGGCGGCCCCGGTTCCGGTCATCTGCGTGGGCAATTTCACCGTCGGTGGCGCCGGCAAGACGCCGACCGCGATCGCCATCGCCAGGGCCGCCAGCCGCCGCGGCCTGAAGCCCGGCTTTCTCAGCCGGGGCTATGGCGGGTCGCTGGACGTGACCACGCTGGTCGATCCCCACCATCACCGCGCGCTGGAGGTCGGCGACGAGCCGCTGCTGCTGGCCCGCGCCGCACCGGCGGTCATATCGAGAAAGCGCGTCGAGGGCGCGCAGCGGCTGGTGGCGGAAGGCGTCGATCTGATCATCATGGATGACGGTTTCCAGAGCGCGCGCCTTGTGTTCGATTATGCGCTGCTCGTCATCGACAGCCGCCGCGGCATCGGCAACGGCCGCCTCGTGCCGGCAGGCCCGGTGCGCGCGCCGCTCGGGCACCAGTTGCGCCATGCCTCCGCCGTCCTGAAGATCGGCCGGGAGACGGCGGCCGACCCGGTCATCCGCACCGCGGCGCGGGCCGGACGGCCGGTCTTCGTCGCCGATATCGTGCACGAGGATGACGGTTCGCTGAGGGGGCAGCGCGTGCTCGCCTTCGCCGGGATCGCGGACCCTGAAAAGTTCTACCGGACGGTGCGCGAAACCGGAGCGGAGATCGTTACGACGCGCAATTTCCCGGATCACCATCATCTGGAAGCCGACGAGATTGCCAGCCTGCTCGACGATGCCGACGCATCCGGCCTGCTTCTGGTGACGACCGCCAAGGACCGCGTTCGTCTCGACGCCGGTCATAAGGCGAATCGCATGGCCGAACTCGCGCGCGAAGTCCGCGTCATCGATGTGGAGATCGTCTTCGACGATCCCGCGGCCCCCGACAAGATGATCGATGCCGCTCTGTCCGCCGCCCGCCATCGGCTGCTGCGCCGGAGCGGGGCGTAG
- a CDS encoding PRC-barrel domain-containing protein, producing the protein MTNKLVTSVAAGALFAGIAAFAPFASAQDAVQPAPAAPMATDQAPAATAAPSGDQAAAGGYITEQGADQIAASTYLGQSVYNSSDESIGEINDMIFSKDGSVEAAVIGVGGFLGIGEKNVAVPLDKVTVAEVPNSDDLKLTTTETADTLKAAPEFKTKAAQVAEQNSATPVDGSTTSSTTPMAPAGNNTMAPAGGAAPAGQPATTTP; encoded by the coding sequence ATGACCAACAAGCTCGTTACTTCCGTCGCCGCCGGCGCCCTCTTTGCCGGCATTGCCGCCTTTGCACCGTTTGCCTCCGCACAGGATGCCGTACAGCCGGCACCGGCCGCGCCGATGGCAACCGATCAGGCGCCCGCCGCAACTGCCGCGCCGTCGGGCGATCAGGCCGCCGCCGGCGGTTATATCACCGAGCAAGGTGCCGACCAGATCGCTGCCAGCACCTATCTTGGCCAGTCGGTCTACAATTCTTCGGATGAAAGCATCGGCGAAATCAACGATATGATCTTCTCCAAGGATGGCTCAGTCGAGGCAGCTGTGATCGGCGTCGGCGGGTTCCTGGGCATCGGCGAAAAGAACGTTGCCGTGCCGCTCGACAAGGTTACCGTCGCAGAAGTTCCGAACTCCGACGACCTGAAGCTGACGACCACCGAAACGGCCGATACGCTGAAGGCTGCACCGGAGTTCAAGACGAAGGCCGCACAGGTCGCTGAACAGAACTCGGCGACACCGGTCGACGGCTCGACGACCTCGTCGACGACCCCGATGGCACCTGCTGGCAACAATACGATGGCTCCGGCCGGTGGCGCTGCCCCTGCCGGCCAGCCGGCCACGACGACCCCGTAA
- a CDS encoding SMP-30/gluconolactonase/LRE family protein has translation MSASAKIVSDNPSELGEGPVYDPSTGTVWWFNIVGRELHGLHLESQAKSVQPLNFLASVMALVDAERQLIASDQGLFLRDAETGAFKKYGDIEDKPGNRTNDGRVHASGALWISTMGRSAEKNAGAIYHVAKGKVTRIVSDITIPNGICFSPDGRTGYYSDTGLNRFMRVALDPATGLPTGEPVLMVEEPESEGGFDGAVCDAEGLIWTARWGASAIDVYSPEGERLARHIVPVAQPSCPAFVGRSADRLLFTSAWQGLDEAGRSKDPDAGKTFLLDLDVKGRFEPVYVL, from the coding sequence ATGAGCGCGTCCGCAAAGATCGTCAGCGACAATCCCTCGGAACTCGGCGAAGGCCCGGTCTACGATCCCTCCACCGGCACCGTCTGGTGGTTCAACATCGTCGGGCGGGAGCTGCACGGGCTGCATCTCGAAAGCCAGGCCAAGAGCGTCCAGCCGCTGAACTTCCTCGCCAGCGTCATGGCGCTTGTGGATGCAGAGCGCCAGCTGATCGCCAGCGACCAGGGCCTTTTCCTGCGCGATGCCGAGACGGGCGCGTTCAAGAAATATGGAGACATCGAGGACAAGCCCGGCAACCGCACGAATGACGGGCGCGTGCACGCCTCGGGCGCGCTGTGGATCAGCACGATGGGCCGGAGCGCGGAAAAGAATGCCGGCGCGATCTACCACGTCGCCAAGGGCAAGGTGACGCGCATCGTCAGCGACATCACCATCCCGAACGGCATCTGTTTCTCGCCGGACGGCCGCACCGGCTATTACTCCGACACCGGTCTCAATCGGTTCATGCGCGTGGCGCTCGATCCTGCAACGGGCCTGCCGACCGGCGAACCGGTGCTGATGGTGGAGGAGCCGGAAAGCGAAGGCGGGTTCGACGGCGCGGTGTGCGATGCCGAGGGGCTGATCTGGACCGCTCGCTGGGGCGCCTCCGCCATCGACGTCTATTCGCCCGAGGGCGAGCGCCTTGCGCGGCACATTGTGCCGGTGGCGCAGCCGAGCTGCCCGGCTTTCGTCGGACGCAGCGCCGACCGGCTGCTCTTCACCTCCGCATGGCAGGGACTGGACGAGGCGGGCCGCTCGAAAGACCCGGATGCCGGCAAGACCTTCCTGCTCGATCTCGACGTCAAAGGCCGTTTCGAGCCCGTCTACGTGCTTTGA
- a CDS encoding response regulator, translating into MNDVASSGAAVQLSLLEAVSDALGLAIFVCDRNDELIFASKPIQQFYPVEDRFLARGTRLRDFLGAVFDLGVRSGTATERSRRRVNREEWISARVSLHWRERYEVVERIARQRWINVRKRRLASGLCVVALTEVSEQKKKEEQIQLDVERMEMTEGILDSLPNPICVKDRSLKYIGVNKAFCDLHGMTPDQILGRSVWDLIEPELAEKFETSDRMVLETGREHSLPEQIVRANGDDCWVVTHKFRVGNAHRGLLVTCMNDVTDIVVGYDDGVVSPEMAKNLAVARYDAFEPAQNCHDPYQALDLHVLAQTAEAPTPQGMAAPQRTTEAAELVVAGRILVMTPDATVETRLLSVLSKRGHEVCALSSAPEMTAFLDAIREANLSLDLVLIDPALADLKATLETAAGPPGIVFDPSWAEEALADHVLASFTIRETAGNLPIPAAPAATLQSPADWDIVLPVTERPTSDIDVLVAEDNDINQFVFSQILEGLGLSYRIAANGEEAVRFWQQFHPRLIFMDVSMPVMNGFDATRAIRAAEAHLSSRTPIVAVTTQALDIDLEHARAAGMDDHIVKPISPDMIERVRNRYLQDSSDHRQQR; encoded by the coding sequence ATGAATGATGTCGCGTCATCTGGCGCAGCTGTCCAGCTCTCTCTGCTGGAGGCGGTCTCGGATGCGCTGGGCCTGGCGATTTTCGTGTGCGACCGCAACGACGAATTGATCTTTGCCAGCAAGCCGATTCAACAGTTCTATCCCGTCGAGGATCGCTTTCTCGCACGCGGCACGCGGCTGCGCGATTTCTTGGGGGCCGTGTTCGATCTCGGCGTGCGTTCGGGAACGGCGACGGAACGCAGCCGCCGGCGCGTGAACCGCGAAGAATGGATTTCCGCGCGCGTCTCCCTTCACTGGCGCGAGCGCTACGAGGTGGTCGAGCGCATCGCCCGCCAGCGCTGGATCAATGTGCGCAAGCGCCGGCTGGCCAGCGGCCTCTGCGTCGTCGCCCTGACCGAAGTCTCCGAGCAGAAGAAAAAGGAAGAGCAGATTCAGCTCGACGTCGAGCGCATGGAGATGACGGAAGGCATTCTCGACAGTCTGCCCAACCCGATCTGTGTGAAGGATCGAAGCCTCAAGTATATCGGTGTCAACAAGGCCTTCTGCGACCTGCATGGCATGACGCCCGACCAGATTCTCGGGCGCTCCGTCTGGGATCTCATCGAACCCGAGCTCGCCGAGAAATTCGAGACGTCCGATCGCATGGTGCTGGAAACCGGACGCGAACACAGCCTGCCGGAACAGATCGTGCGGGCAAACGGCGACGATTGCTGGGTGGTGACACACAAATTCCGCGTCGGCAATGCGCATCGCGGCCTTCTCGTGACCTGCATGAACGACGTCACGGATATCGTCGTCGGCTATGACGATGGCGTGGTCTCGCCGGAAATGGCGAAAAACCTCGCTGTTGCGCGATATGATGCGTTCGAGCCGGCACAGAACTGCCACGACCCCTATCAGGCGCTGGACCTGCACGTCCTCGCCCAGACCGCTGAGGCGCCGACGCCGCAGGGCATGGCGGCTCCGCAACGGACAACCGAAGCCGCCGAGCTTGTCGTCGCCGGTCGCATCCTCGTCATGACGCCGGATGCGACCGTCGAGACGCGTCTGCTCTCGGTCCTGTCGAAGCGCGGCCATGAAGTCTGCGCGCTCAGCTCCGCGCCGGAGATGACGGCGTTTCTCGACGCTATCCGCGAGGCGAACCTCTCCCTCGACCTCGTTCTCATCGATCCGGCCCTTGCCGACCTCAAGGCGACATTGGAGACGGCTGCCGGTCCGCCAGGCATCGTTTTCGATCCATCCTGGGCGGAAGAGGCGTTGGCAGACCACGTTCTTGCGTCGTTCACGATACGGGAAACGGCAGGGAACTTGCCGATACCTGCCGCGCCCGCCGCCACCCTGCAATCTCCCGCCGACTGGGATATCGTCCTGCCGGTCACAGAGCGCCCGACCTCCGATATCGACGTCCTCGTTGCCGAAGATAATGATATCAACCAATTCGTCTTCTCCCAGATCCTCGAAGGTCTCGGCCTATCCTACCGGATCGCCGCCAATGGCGAGGAAGCCGTCCGCTTCTGGCAGCAGTTCCACCCGCGACTCATCTTCATGGACGTCTCCATGCCGGTCATGAACGGCTTTGACGCGACACGGGCCATCCGGGCGGCAGAAGCGCACCTGTCGTCCCGCACGCCGATCGTCGCGGTGACGACGCAGGCCCTCGACATCGACCTGGAACACGCGCGCGCTGCCGGCATGGATGACCATATCGTCAAGCCGATTAGCCCCGACATGATCGAGCGGGTGCGAAACCGCTACCTTCAGGACAGCAGCGATCATCGCCAGCAGCGCTGA
- a CDS encoding putative bifunctional diguanylate cyclase/phosphodiesterase — MDQDETASRQKGRSRLTETSQRERQAAMPQSRRDVSPEHDPHDIGGPALDRHSRDLHARDLHALAFIDPLTDLGNSHRLREKVREIAMERSADPAPFTIGLANLDGFKPLNDLFGHAAGNEILYQVARRLEACMPDGATVIRMGNDEFAFVLPLVFERKGAEKIGHMLKEVLQAPFELAERTVRLSASFGFAVYPFAGEAYDDLLKSADTALYRSKRRGRGQITVYSQEIAQEMRRATLLEQALRNAIIADEIDVHFQPIVSLDTDMVVGFEALARWCDSDLGYVSPAVFVPLAEERGFIDALSETLLRKAAEAALLWPKELFLSFNLSSAQLMDLATSSTVLAIIHRVGLDPRRLELEITETAMMRDADMAQKIVQELRDAGVRISLDDFGTGQSSLGRLRDFTFDKVKIDRSFVCRIVNDRASEHIIRAIVTMCDGLGLQVVAEGIEDFAEALILKGLGCGMGQGYFYGKPADATATLRYLRERYGDTDTKRPIAI; from the coding sequence ATGGATCAGGACGAAACAGCTTCGCGCCAGAAAGGTCGGTCACGCCTTACGGAGACGAGCCAGCGAGAGCGGCAGGCTGCGATGCCTCAGAGCCGTCGTGATGTCTCCCCGGAACATGATCCGCACGACATCGGCGGTCCTGCGCTCGACCGCCACTCTCGCGATCTTCATGCCCGCGATCTTCATGCCCTGGCCTTCATCGATCCTCTGACGGACCTTGGCAATTCCCACCGGCTGCGGGAAAAAGTGCGCGAAATTGCGATGGAGCGCTCTGCCGATCCGGCACCGTTCACGATCGGTCTTGCCAATCTCGACGGCTTCAAGCCGCTCAACGATCTCTTCGGCCACGCGGCGGGCAACGAGATCCTCTATCAGGTCGCCCGCCGGCTGGAAGCCTGCATGCCCGATGGCGCGACCGTCATCCGCATGGGCAATGACGAGTTCGCCTTCGTGCTGCCGCTCGTTTTCGAGCGCAAGGGCGCCGAGAAGATCGGCCATATGCTGAAGGAGGTGCTGCAGGCACCGTTCGAACTGGCGGAGCGCACGGTGCGTCTCTCCGCCTCTTTCGGCTTCGCGGTCTATCCCTTTGCCGGCGAGGCCTATGACGACCTTCTGAAGAGCGCGGATACCGCGCTCTATCGCTCGAAGCGTCGCGGCCGCGGGCAGATTACCGTCTATTCCCAGGAAATCGCTCAGGAAATGCGGCGCGCGACGCTGCTGGAGCAGGCGCTGCGCAACGCCATCATCGCCGATGAGATCGACGTGCATTTCCAGCCGATCGTAAGCCTCGACACCGACATGGTGGTCGGTTTCGAAGCACTGGCGCGCTGGTGCGACAGCGATCTCGGCTATGTCTCGCCGGCCGTCTTCGTACCGCTCGCCGAAGAGCGCGGCTTCATTGACGCCCTGTCTGAAACCTTGTTGCGCAAGGCGGCCGAGGCGGCCTTGCTCTGGCCGAAGGAACTGTTTCTCTCGTTCAACCTGTCCTCGGCCCAGCTCATGGACCTTGCGACCAGCAGCACGGTGCTCGCCATCATCCATCGGGTCGGCCTCGATCCGCGGCGCCTGGAACTCGAGATCACCGAAACGGCGATGATGCGCGATGCCGACATGGCGCAGAAGATCGTGCAGGAACTACGCGACGCCGGCGTGCGGATTTCGCTCGATGATTTTGGGACCGGACAGTCGAGCCTCGGCCGCCTTCGGGACTTCACCTTCGACAAGGTGAAGATCGACCGCTCATTTGTCTGCCGCATCGTCAACGATCGCGCCTCCGAGCACATCATCCGGGCGATCGTCACCATGTGCGATGGCCTGGGTCTCCAGGTCGTTGCGGAGGGCATCGAGGATTTCGCCGAAGCGCTGATACTCAAGGGGCTCGGCTGCGGCATGGGGCAGGGGTACTTCTACGGCAAGCCGGCTGACGCCACGGCGACGCTGCGGTATCTCCGCGAACGCTATGGCGACACGGACACCAAGCGACCTATTGCCATCTAA
- the mutL gene encoding DNA mismatch repair endonuclease MutL, translating to MAITLLSETLINQIAAGEVIERPASAAKELIENALDAGATRVEIATAGGGKTLLRVVDNGCGMGPEDLALAVRRHCTSKLGGGLFDIRTLGFRGEALPSIGSVARLTIASRPPGSDHGAEIAVHGGVVQAVRPTPANHGTVVEVRDLFFATPARLKFMKTERAEAAAISEVVRRMAIAFPGVRFLLSGPDRTTLEFPATGDDRLARIAQVLGRDFRDNAIEIDAERDEVRLTGFAGVPTFNRGNSLHQYVFVNGRPVQDKLIFSALRGAYAETIPHGRYPVAVLSITIDPALVDVNVHPAKSDVRFRDPGLVRGLIVGAIRQALAADGDRSSTLGARGLVNAFRPEASAPGSGSGFASAARSPGGYGGQTGYSQTTGYGQAPSAPWAAERSPYRPLETGGRGFGEAAQAAFGSFAPTARMTPEPSASQSMVPETALPEHPLGAARAQLHENYIVAQTGDGLVIVDQHAAHERLVYENLRKGLSTNALPAQALLIPDIVDLAEDDCDRLMVHAEELSRLGLTIKRFGPGAVAVRETPAMLGEIDAAGLIRQLADELAEWDTANGLSGRLEALAATMACHGSVRSGRRLRPEEMNALLRQMEATPGSGQCNHGRPTYIEIKLADIERLFGRS from the coding sequence ATGGCCATTACCCTTCTTTCCGAAACGCTCATCAACCAGATCGCTGCCGGCGAAGTCATCGAGCGGCCGGCGAGCGCTGCCAAGGAGCTGATCGAGAATGCGCTCGATGCCGGCGCCACACGCGTCGAGATCGCCACCGCCGGCGGCGGCAAGACGCTGCTGCGCGTGGTCGACAATGGCTGCGGCATGGGACCGGAAGACCTCGCGCTCGCCGTGCGGCGGCACTGCACCTCCAAGCTCGGCGGCGGCCTGTTCGATATCCGCACGCTCGGCTTTCGCGGCGAGGCGCTGCCGTCGATCGGATCCGTCGCGCGGCTGACGATCGCGAGCCGGCCGCCCGGCAGCGACCATGGCGCCGAGATCGCCGTGCATGGCGGGGTGGTGCAGGCCGTGCGGCCGACGCCGGCGAACCATGGCACGGTTGTGGAGGTGCGCGACCTGTTCTTCGCGACCCCCGCCCGGCTGAAATTCATGAAGACGGAGCGGGCCGAGGCGGCGGCGATTTCCGAGGTGGTGCGGCGCATGGCGATCGCGTTTCCGGGCGTACGCTTCCTGCTGTCGGGGCCAGACCGCACGACGCTCGAATTTCCCGCAACCGGCGACGACCGTCTGGCGCGCATCGCACAGGTGCTCGGCCGCGACTTCCGCGACAATGCGATCGAGATCGATGCCGAGCGCGACGAGGTCCGGCTGACCGGCTTTGCCGGCGTGCCCACCTTCAACCGGGGCAATTCGCTGCACCAGTATGTGTTCGTCAACGGTCGGCCGGTGCAGGACAAGCTGATCTTCTCGGCCCTGCGCGGCGCCTATGCCGAAACCATTCCGCACGGGCGCTATCCTGTCGCCGTGCTGTCGATCACGATCGACCCGGCGCTGGTGGATGTGAACGTGCATCCGGCAAAGTCGGACGTCCGCTTCCGCGATCCGGGCCTCGTGCGCGGCCTCATCGTCGGCGCCATCCGTCAGGCGCTGGCGGCCGACGGCGACCGGTCCTCGACGCTCGGCGCGCGCGGGCTCGTGAACGCCTTCCGGCCGGAAGCTTCAGCCCCTGGGTCCGGTTCAGGTTTCGCCTCTGCCGCCCGTTCCCCCGGCGGTTATGGTGGCCAGACCGGGTATAGCCAGACGACGGGGTATGGACAGGCGCCCTCGGCCCCCTGGGCGGCGGAGCGTTCGCCCTACCGGCCACTGGAGACGGGCGGGCGCGGGTTCGGGGAAGCGGCGCAGGCCGCCTTCGGATCGTTTGCGCCGACCGCAAGGATGACGCCGGAGCCTTCGGCATCGCAGTCGATGGTGCCCGAGACGGCACTGCCGGAGCACCCGCTGGGCGCGGCGCGGGCGCAGTTGCATGAAAACTACATCGTCGCGCAGACGGGCGACGGGCTCGTGATCGTCGACCAGCATGCCGCGCATGAACGGCTCGTCTACGAGAACCTGCGCAAGGGGCTCTCGACGAACGCCCTGCCCGCGCAGGCGCTGCTGATCCCCGATATCGTCGATCTCGCGGAGGACGATTGCGACCGTCTGATGGTGCATGCCGAAGAGCTTTCCAGGCTTGGGCTCACCATCAAGCGCTTCGGCCCGGGCGCGGTCGCCGTGCGCGAAACGCCGGCTATGCTGGGCGAGATCGATGCGGCAGGGCTCATCCGGCAGTTGGCCGACGAGCTGGCGGAATGGGACACGGCCAACGGCCTGTCCGGCCGGCTGGAAGCGCTTGCGGCCACTATGGCCTGCCACGGCTCCGTGCGCTCGGGTCGCCGGCTGCGGCCGGAGGAGATGAACGCGCTCCTGCGCCAGATGGAAGCGACGCCCGGCTCCGGCCAGTGCAATCACGGGCGGCCGACCTATATCGAGATCAAGCTGGCCGATATCGAACGCCTGTTCGGACGCAGTTGA
- a CDS encoding IlvD/Edd family dehydratase, translating into MSDEKKRELRSRHWYGGTDKDGFIHRSWMKNQGFPDHAFDGRPIIGICNTWSELTPCNSHLRILAEGVKRGVWEAGGFPVEFPVSSLGETQMRPTAMLFRNLLAMDVEEAIRAYGIDGVVLLGGCDKTTPGQLMGAASVDLPTIVVSSGPMLNGKWRGKDIGSGTDVWKFSEDVRAGKMSLAEFMAAESGMSRSPGVCMTMGTATTMASVVEAMGLSLPLNAALPAVDARRMALSHMTGKRIVDMVHEDLRLSKILTKKNFENGIVANAAVGGSTNAVVHLLAIAGRAGVDLTLDDFDRVGAQVPCIVNCMPSGQYLIEDLAYAGGLPAVMNRIQDMLHADAPTVYGCPISDYYKDAEVFNDDVIRPLDNPLRKAGGIRILRGNLSPNGAVIKPSAASEHLLVHEGPAHVFETIEDMKAQIDDPDLDVTEDTILVLKGCGPKGYPGMAEVGNMPIPRRLVEKGVRDMVRISDARMSGTAFGTVVLHVSPEANAGGPLAIVKTGDRIRLDTLKGELNLMISEAEFAARMAAWVPPEPKWTRGYYKLYQDTVLQADKGADLDFLVGGSGSEVFRESH; encoded by the coding sequence ATGAGCGACGAGAAGAAACGGGAACTGAGAAGCCGACACTGGTACGGCGGCACCGACAAGGACGGGTTCATTCACCGCTCGTGGATGAAGAATCAGGGCTTTCCGGATCATGCCTTCGACGGGCGCCCGATCATCGGCATCTGTAATACATGGTCGGAGCTCACACCCTGCAACAGCCATCTGCGGATTCTCGCCGAAGGCGTGAAGCGCGGCGTGTGGGAGGCGGGTGGTTTTCCGGTCGAGTTCCCGGTGTCCTCTCTCGGCGAAACGCAGATGCGACCGACGGCGATGCTGTTTCGCAATCTGCTCGCCATGGACGTCGAGGAGGCCATCCGCGCCTATGGCATCGACGGCGTCGTATTGCTCGGCGGCTGCGACAAGACCACGCCCGGCCAGCTGATGGGCGCGGCCTCCGTCGATCTGCCGACCATCGTCGTTTCCTCCGGGCCGATGCTGAACGGCAAGTGGCGCGGCAAGGACATCGGCTCCGGTACGGATGTGTGGAAGTTCTCCGAGGATGTGCGCGCCGGCAAGATGAGCCTGGCAGAGTTCATGGCGGCGGAAAGCGGCATGTCACGCTCGCCCGGCGTCTGCATGACCATGGGCACGGCGACGACCATGGCATCCGTTGTGGAGGCCATGGGCCTGTCGCTGCCGCTGAACGCGGCGCTCCCCGCCGTCGATGCGCGCCGCATGGCGCTCAGCCACATGACCGGCAAGCGGATCGTCGATATGGTGCATGAGGACCTGCGCCTGTCGAAGATCCTGACCAAAAAGAACTTCGAGAACGGCATCGTCGCCAATGCCGCCGTCGGCGGATCGACCAATGCCGTCGTGCACCTGCTCGCCATCGCCGGTCGCGCCGGCGTCGATCTGACGCTTGACGATTTCGACCGGGTCGGCGCGCAGGTTCCCTGCATCGTCAACTGTATGCCCTCCGGCCAGTATCTCATCGAGGATCTGGCCTATGCCGGCGGCCTGCCTGCCGTAATGAACCGCATTCAGGACATGCTGCATGCCGACGCGCCCACCGTCTACGGCTGTCCCATCTCGGACTATTACAAGGACGCCGAAGTCTTCAACGACGACGTCATCCGGCCGCTCGACAACCCGCTCCGCAAGGCCGGCGGCATCCGTATCCTGCGCGGCAACCTCTCGCCCAACGGCGCCGTGATCAAGCCCTCGGCCGCCAGCGAGCATCTGCTGGTGCATGAGGGGCCGGCGCATGTGTTCGAGACGATCGAGGACATGAAGGCGCAGATCGACGATCCCGACCTTGATGTGACCGAAGACACGATCCTCGTGCTGAAGGGCTGCGGCCCCAAGGGCTATCCCGGCATGGCGGAGGTCGGCAATATGCCGATCCCGAGGCGCCTGGTGGAAAAGGGCGTGCGCGACATGGTGCGCATTTCCGATGCCCGCATGTCCGGCACCGCCTTCGGCACCGTGGTGCTGCATGTCAGCCCCGAGGCCAACGCCGGCGGGCCGCTCGCTATCGTGAAGACCGGCGACAGGATCCGTCTCGACACGCTGAAGGGCGAACTGAACCTGATGATATCAGAAGCCGAGTTCGCAGCGCGCATGGCGGCCTGGGTGCCGCCGGAGCCGAAGTGGACGCGCGGCTATTACAAGCTCTATCAGGACACCGTTCTCCAAGCCGACAAGGGCGCTGATCTCGATTTTCTCGTCGGGGGCAGCGGCAGCGAGGTGTTTCGCGAGAGCCACTGA